Proteins from a genomic interval of Sphingobacterium lactis:
- a CDS encoding family 20 glycosylhydrolase translates to MNTKLLICLAFIFCFPLVVSAQQTNIDIIPRPTKSLLQEGQLSLAAPLNLYYVAEFSEVKDLILNIQGIQIGEQELVKKLKKQHSNGIRLFKAMDFDHIPEAGYLLEIDGSGVLIKAHNPSGMISGVQSLLQLTLLNKGQHLPFARIEDSPRFPYRGLHLDVSRNFMPFTFLKKYIDLMALYKFNHFHWHLTDGAGWRLEIKKYPELTQKAAWRTHSTWKDWWNNGRQYVDQGSPNASGGYYTQEQARELVAYAAKRGIQIIPEIEMPAHSEEVLAVYPELSCTGKPYTQGELCLGNEGTYTFLKNVLDEVMTIFPSTYIHIGGDEADKSHWKTCPKCQALKQKEGLKSEEELQSYAVRQMDKYLQSKGRKLIGWDEILQGGLSEGATVMSWRGEKGGIEAANAGHDVIMTPGGYLYFDTYQTDPRTQPEALGGFVPLEKVYSYDPIPEDIAEDKRKHILGAQANVWTEYMNTYQHVEYMAFPRALALSEVVWTSPENKSWKDFKKRLQSHYPVLQKLEVNYYRPSYNVISTVAYDSLQAKNTVTFASEQFVPNIKYTIDGSDPNASSTTYNLPIELAKTATVKAASFLDSTRVSPIETVELDMHKAIGKEVIYNRPWEGYPAQGKSTLTNGTKGGLSYQDGQWQGFINNFDVTVDFERREEIASVALRFMQVPGPGVYFPGEFKVQVSDNGKTYRDLGTVINQVGTTDPALKFQVFTVKPNKPVMARYIRIKATNPMKGYLFADEIVIY, encoded by the coding sequence ATGAATACAAAATTGCTGATCTGCCTTGCCTTCATTTTCTGCTTCCCACTAGTCGTATCTGCACAGCAAACGAACATCGATATTATACCACGACCTACAAAAAGCTTGCTTCAGGAAGGGCAGTTATCGCTAGCAGCGCCCCTAAATCTATATTATGTCGCCGAATTTTCGGAAGTCAAGGACCTGATTCTAAACATCCAGGGGATTCAGATTGGCGAGCAGGAACTGGTCAAGAAATTAAAGAAGCAACACAGTAACGGCATACGCTTATTCAAAGCCATGGACTTTGACCATATTCCGGAAGCAGGCTATTTACTAGAAATCGATGGAAGTGGTGTCTTGATCAAAGCGCATAACCCCAGCGGGATGATTTCCGGTGTGCAGAGTCTTTTGCAATTGACGCTTTTGAACAAGGGCCAGCACCTCCCTTTTGCACGCATTGAGGATAGCCCCCGCTTTCCGTATCGAGGACTTCATCTCGATGTTTCCCGAAATTTTATGCCCTTTACCTTTCTGAAAAAATACATCGACCTGATGGCGCTGTACAAATTCAATCACTTCCATTGGCACCTCACGGACGGTGCTGGATGGCGACTGGAAATTAAAAAATACCCCGAGCTGACACAGAAAGCGGCCTGGAGAACCCACAGTACATGGAAGGACTGGTGGAACAATGGCCGACAGTATGTTGATCAAGGGAGCCCAAATGCCAGTGGTGGATATTACACCCAAGAACAGGCACGGGAACTGGTGGCCTATGCAGCAAAACGTGGCATCCAGATCATCCCCGAGATTGAAATGCCCGCACATTCCGAAGAGGTACTAGCTGTCTACCCTGAGTTATCCTGTACAGGAAAGCCCTATACCCAGGGTGAGCTCTGCCTTGGAAACGAAGGAACCTATACTTTCCTAAAAAATGTGCTGGACGAGGTCATGACGATCTTCCCATCGACCTATATCCATATCGGTGGTGATGAAGCGGATAAATCCCATTGGAAGACTTGCCCGAAATGTCAGGCTTTGAAGCAGAAAGAAGGGTTGAAATCGGAAGAGGAATTGCAGAGTTACGCCGTTCGGCAAATGGATAAATACTTGCAGTCCAAAGGCAGAAAGTTGATCGGCTGGGATGAGATATTGCAGGGTGGCTTAAGCGAAGGGGCAACGGTCATGAGCTGGCGTGGCGAAAAAGGAGGCATTGAAGCGGCGAATGCAGGTCACGATGTGATCATGACACCTGGAGGATACCTTTACTTCGACACCTACCAAACTGACCCGCGGACACAACCCGAAGCACTCGGCGGCTTTGTTCCACTTGAAAAGGTATATAGTTATGACCCTATTCCGGAAGACATCGCCGAGGACAAAAGGAAACATATCCTGGGCGCGCAGGCCAATGTATGGACAGAATACATGAACACCTATCAACATGTGGAGTACATGGCATTCCCGAGAGCTCTTGCCTTATCTGAAGTCGTATGGACTTCTCCAGAAAATAAATCGTGGAAAGATTTCAAGAAGCGATTGCAGAGCCATTATCCAGTTCTCCAAAAGTTGGAAGTCAATTACTACCGACCATCCTATAACGTAATCAGCACCGTAGCGTATGACTCCCTGCAAGCAAAGAATACAGTTACCTTTGCTTCCGAGCAATTTGTGCCCAATATCAAATATACGATTGACGGATCCGATCCGAACGCATCGTCCACCACCTACAATCTTCCGATTGAACTCGCCAAAACGGCAACCGTGAAAGCGGCTTCGTTCCTAGATTCCACGCGCGTCAGTCCCATTGAGACCGTCGAGCTTGATATGCATAAGGCGATCGGGAAAGAAGTTATTTACAATCGCCCTTGGGAAGGCTATCCCGCACAGGGAAAATCCACCTTAACCAACGGCACCAAAGGTGGCCTTTCGTATCAGGATGGACAATGGCAGGGCTTCATCAACAATTTCGATGTCACGGTGGATTTCGAGCGTCGCGAGGAAATCGCATCGGTGGCTCTCCGCTTCATGCAGGTTCCCGGTCCTGGGGTGTATTTTCCTGGAGAATTCAAGGTGCAGGTTTCGGATAACGGCAA
- the lipA gene encoding lipoyl synthase, giving the protein MIELPVIPANQTQRKPDWLRVKLPVGKEYRHVRSLVDEHKLHTICESGNCPNMGECWGAGTATFMILGNICTRSCSFCAVATGRPLPVDLDEPNRVANSVKLMGVKHCVITSVDRDDQKDGGSTIWAETILAIRRESPETTLETLIPDFKGQWDNLDRVLAVRPEVVSHNIETVRRLTREVRIQAKYDRSLECLRRIAEAGLRTKSGIMLGLGETEEDVIETMQDLYNVGVNILTIGQYLQPTKAHHPVVDWVTPQQFEKYQKIGLEMGFKYVESGPLVRSSYHAEKHLFDMQ; this is encoded by the coding sequence ATGATTGAACTACCCGTAATTCCTGCAAACCAAACGCAACGTAAACCAGATTGGTTACGTGTTAAATTACCGGTTGGTAAAGAATACCGCCATGTGAGAAGTTTGGTAGATGAGCATAAGCTACATACGATCTGTGAGAGTGGTAACTGTCCTAACATGGGTGAATGTTGGGGAGCAGGTACGGCGACCTTTATGATCCTGGGTAATATCTGTACCCGTTCATGTTCTTTTTGTGCTGTTGCTACGGGTCGTCCACTTCCGGTTGATCTTGATGAACCGAACCGTGTTGCGAATTCCGTGAAGTTAATGGGTGTCAAGCACTGTGTAATTACTTCGGTTGACCGTGACGATCAGAAAGATGGGGGCTCAACGATCTGGGCAGAGACTATTCTGGCCATCCGCCGTGAAAGTCCGGAGACGACACTGGAAACCCTAATTCCCGACTTCAAGGGACAATGGGATAATTTGGACCGCGTTTTGGCGGTACGTCCGGAAGTTGTTTCCCACAACATTGAAACTGTGAGACGCCTGACCCGTGAAGTACGGATCCAGGCAAAATATGACCGTTCCTTGGAATGTCTTCGTCGTATTGCGGAAGCAGGACTTCGTACAAAATCAGGTATCATGCTTGGCCTTGGCGAGACCGAAGAGGATGTTATCGAGACCATGCAGGACCTTTACAACGTCGGTGTGAATATCCTGACCATTGGGCAATATTTACAGCCTACGAAGGCACACCACCCAGTAGTGGATTGGGTAACACCACAGCAATTTGAGAAATACCAGAAAATCGGATTGGAAATGGGATTCAAATATGTAGAATCCGGACCGTTGGTAAGATCATCTTACCATGCGGAAAAACACCTGTTCGACATGCAATAA